In Nitrososphaerota archaeon, one genomic interval encodes:
- a CDS encoding glycosyltransferase family 2 protein: protein MAAPPTFFDERKIVACYSILNEAETIRQSLISVYPHVDKILIMDGAYEGWPSPEDNSTDETLQRIQEVEEFFGLGKIKLQQYSRMTQGEKRNKLFTANRPGDILLVLDGDEILFGNCLSLYRDQFTSMKCSTIGYVRVLHWRGAWDWRPRIFVACSDLKYDHWFRILHGDQVICDLKANPAPAPSPDSLFFNGFGVVNLHLGYRSKERDEAGNVCKEQMLREKWR from the coding sequence ATGGCTGCTCCCCCAACTTTTTTTGACGAAAGAAAAATTGTTGCTTGCTACAGCATCCTTAACGAAGCGGAGACAATCAGGCAGTCACTCATCTCGGTCTACCCGCATGTCGATAAGATCCTGATTATGGACGGCGCATACGAAGGTTGGCCCAGCCCTGAAGACAACTCGACCGACGAAACGCTCCAACGCATTCAAGAGGTAGAGGAGTTTTTTGGTCTAGGCAAGATTAAGCTTCAGCAGTACAGCCGGATGACTCAAGGCGAGAAGCGCAACAAACTCTTCACAGCCAACAGGCCCGGCGATATTCTGCTTGTTTTAGACGGGGATGAGATACTGTTCGGTAATTGCCTCAGCCTCTACCGAGACCAGTTCACCAGCATGAAGTGCAGCACCATCGGTTACGTCAGAGTGCTTCACTGGAGAGGAGCTTGGGACTGGAGACCCCGTATCTTCGTTGCCTGCAGCGACTTGAAGTATGATCATTGGTTCCGGATACTTCACGGCGACCAGGTTATTTGTGACTTGAAGGCGAATCCTGCGCCTGCGCCGAGCCCTGACAGCCTCTTTTTCAACGGCTTCGGTGTAGTCAACCTGCATCTCGGTTATCGTTCGAAAGAGCGAGATGAAGCTGGCAACGTCTGCAAGGAGCAGATGCTCAGGGAGAAGTGGCGTTAG
- a CDS encoding glycosyltransferase: MQVNGVSIVTTTYNEKENIAKLIQRIRSVLASFPHEIIVVDDNSPDDTYAVARQYADNALKKTKEGQTAGLLYGIKAAKYRVIITIDADIENPPEIIPDLLAEYEKSNDDILVASRESLPRLSEVIASKTLGQAFSVSDVYSNYRILRNECFKDAELELGETFGAELLLIAKKRGYKISDYKYAPPERRQHPRIGGRIRAEFRILCATIKVATRL, from the coding sequence ATGCAAGTTAATGGAGTTTCAATTGTAACCACAACTTATAACGAGAAAGAAAATATAGCAAAGCTCATTCAGAGAATAAGGAGCGTGCTCGCCTCATTCCCACACGAAATCATAGTAGTGGATGACAATTCCCCTGACGACACATACGCGGTTGCGCGGCAATACGCTGATAATGCATTGAAGAAAACAAAAGAAGGCCAAACAGCAGGTTTGCTCTACGGCATAAAAGCAGCGAAGTATCGAGTGATCATAACGATAGATGCGGATATAGAGAACCCGCCAGAGATAATACCCGACCTATTAGCGGAGTACGAGAAAAGTAATGACGATATTCTAGTGGCTTCAAGAGAATCATTGCCACGACTCTCAGAGGTAATAGCATCAAAGACTTTAGGCCAAGCATTTAGTGTCTCAGATGTCTACTCAAACTACCGAATACTTCGCAACGAATGCTTCAAAGATGCAGAGCTCGAATTAGGAGAGACCTTTGGTGCCGAACTGCTCCTAATTGCGAAGAAGCGAGGTTACAAGATAAGTGATTACAAATATGCCCCACCCGAGCGAAGGCAGCATCCACGCATCGGCGGAAGGATCCGAGCTGAGTTTAGAATACTTTGTGCCACGATAAAAGTGGCAACCAGATTGTGA
- a CDS encoding nucleotidyltransferase family protein, with the protein MKAIVLVGGKGERAKPFSEVSPKVMIPVNGRPVIDYVVRHLVSFNFIDEAIMVCSGNEDHTTQVKSYFEGKEKLFNNKIRFIDESLGGTGGAVLSAKPFLKDQNEFLVWFGDNLIPLDIDALHSHYKARSCIGCVTVSSTRKTETGFVEVAPDGKILKFKEKPTIKLTEPECLGIYLFNTKILNYIEKAAEQQQQQKKNSVNLSYDVLEKLPSHEKLHSYDIGQTDWIDAESPTKLARNTDRVKAIIEKMSR; encoded by the coding sequence TTGAAAGCGATTGTTCTCGTAGGCGGTAAAGGCGAACGCGCCAAGCCTTTCAGCGAAGTAAGCCCTAAAGTAATGATACCGGTCAACGGAAGACCAGTAATAGATTACGTTGTTAGGCATCTCGTATCCTTCAACTTTATCGATGAAGCTATTATGGTATGCAGCGGCAATGAAGACCACACCACCCAAGTGAAAAGCTACTTTGAAGGAAAAGAAAAACTGTTCAATAACAAAATAAGGTTCATCGATGAATCATTAGGTGGAACTGGCGGAGCGGTGCTAAGCGCCAAACCCTTTCTTAAAGACCAGAATGAGTTTCTAGTCTGGTTCGGAGACAACCTCATCCCACTAGATATTGACGCTCTCCACAGCCACTACAAAGCGAGAAGCTGTATAGGCTGCGTCACCGTCTCATCCACAAGAAAAACCGAGACAGGCTTCGTCGAAGTAGCACCAGACGGCAAAATCCTGAAGTTCAAAGAAAAACCCACAATCAAACTAACCGAACCTGAATGCCTCGGCATCTACCTCTTCAACACAAAAATCCTCAACTACATAGAAAAAGCCGCAGAACAACAACAGCAGCAGAAAAAGAACAGCGTCAACCTCTCCTACGACGTCCTCGAAAAACTCCCCTCACATGAAAAGCTGCACAGCTACGACATAGGACAAACAGACTGGATAGACGCAGAATCCCCAACCAAACTAGCCCGAAACACAGACCGAGTAAAAGCAATCATAGAAAAAATGAGCCGTTAA
- a CDS encoding phage major capsid protein translates to MSGKPDANENQNNDNTVYTSLFPTQITEQLVAEKATRIRGVLAPPRISRNKNLYLPEELKRGDGKTVPLYWEHNYTLPQIGTAHLHWNDELMRLEYDAEVTDESKSALVKSGGVNNVSLGAHPSRFDRFDGYSVPRELDFYEASLTCAPGIPETSVEVIEHVSSTQSSPVQAGEGAAPQPEKTEESHIQTASETQKHEDVANETQPASATSIVAEREWDAAYINDLPDTAFAAVYPDGEKDKSGKTVPRMSRHLPHHNTSGEVDLPHLRNALQRLDQTDLPADVKAKARQHLLHHAKEMDVGGASEESTTDKTEKEEKKKMSEKEQKTEEKKEEQPAVEKKEQSQQQQPPAYVTSKDLDAALAKERESIVAAFKEHAGSLRDREKQGPSAKVSSTEQSVNGEKAKEPWEAEAEKYLKIAQALLAESGLAKPIGFTWTVPIIDLPNGVDERLNWLRSFEPSVKKVTEAISTGTTGVALGVTGAPPLRIIPSALASQLRDTIQFVTVPKGADRVRFGTVKVAAAGALTENTEPTEVSPTLSTVDAVPSPRGLQLNVSYELEAKSIGNIIQAVTETFRLSELYDEDNLILTEANTATPAATLYGDESVGAEGNITSAMTFAPARIASAIKNITNKGYDPSDLVAVLHPVQFDALLKHSDVRQAHIFGEKTQITGVIPSVYGVEVRRSTKVPTGTGSGTTTTYHAAVYKKGVTFGLGVSRDMQIKTFDDIRKNQTVIKAVWDMACKAVEPDSLVKIITA, encoded by the coding sequence ATGTCTGGGAAACCCGACGCTAACGAGAACCAGAACAATGACAACACAGTGTATACGTCGTTGTTTCCTACGCAGATTACTGAACAGTTGGTTGCGGAGAAGGCGACTCGAATACGAGGCGTCTTAGCTCCGCCGCGTATCAGTCGCAACAAGAACCTCTACCTTCCTGAAGAGTTGAAGCGCGGTGACGGCAAAACGGTTCCATTGTACTGGGAGCATAACTACACTCTCCCGCAGATCGGGACTGCTCACCTACACTGGAACGATGAGTTGATGCGTCTTGAGTATGATGCTGAGGTTACAGATGAAAGTAAATCCGCTCTTGTGAAATCTGGAGGCGTCAACAACGTCAGTCTAGGTGCACATCCCTCGCGGTTTGACCGTTTTGATGGTTACAGCGTTCCTCGTGAGCTGGATTTCTACGAGGCAAGCCTCACCTGTGCACCTGGAATACCTGAAACTTCTGTAGAGGTTATAGAACATGTCTCATCAACCCAGTCTTCACCGGTTCAAGCCGGCGAAGGGGCAGCTCCTCAGCCTGAAAAGACCGAGGAGAGCCACATCCAAACCGCCTCTGAAACCCAGAAGCATGAGGATGTGGCCAATGAGACTCAACCCGCATCGGCTACATCTATTGTGGCTGAGCGTGAGTGGGATGCAGCGTACATCAACGACCTGCCCGACACCGCTTTCGCCGCCGTTTACCCGGATGGTGAGAAGGACAAGTCGGGAAAAACTGTGCCGAGGATGAGCAGGCATCTACCGCATCACAATACATCGGGCGAAGTAGATCTTCCACATCTACGTAACGCGTTGCAGCGACTCGATCAAACTGATCTTCCTGCGGATGTCAAGGCGAAGGCTAGGCAGCATCTTCTCCACCACGCCAAGGAGATGGATGTGGGCGGGGCGAGCGAAGAGTCAACAACCGACAAAACGGAAAAGGAAGAAAAAAAGAAGATGAGTGAAAAGGAGCAGAAAACAGAGGAGAAAAAGGAAGAGCAGCCAGCAGTAGAGAAGAAGGAACAGTCACAACAACAGCAACCGCCAGCATACGTGACTTCGAAGGATCTTGACGCAGCCTTGGCGAAGGAGCGCGAGAGCATTGTTGCCGCCTTCAAGGAACACGCTGGATCCCTTAGGGATAGGGAGAAGCAGGGACCAAGTGCAAAGGTATCTTCAACGGAGCAGTCCGTAAACGGCGAGAAGGCTAAGGAACCTTGGGAGGCTGAGGCTGAGAAGTATCTCAAGATTGCTCAAGCACTACTTGCCGAATCCGGGCTCGCCAAACCAATCGGATTCACCTGGACAGTCCCAATCATCGATCTACCTAACGGCGTTGATGAGCGGCTGAATTGGCTTCGGAGCTTCGAGCCTAGCGTCAAGAAGGTTACAGAGGCAATCAGCACAGGAACAACCGGCGTTGCACTCGGCGTTACTGGAGCACCACCACTGAGGATTATTCCTTCTGCGCTTGCATCACAGCTCAGAGACACGATACAGTTCGTAACCGTTCCAAAAGGGGCGGACAGAGTTCGGTTCGGCACAGTAAAGGTTGCTGCAGCAGGCGCGTTGACCGAGAACACCGAGCCCACCGAGGTTTCACCGACACTATCCACGGTGGACGCGGTACCTTCACCGCGTGGACTCCAGCTCAACGTATCCTACGAGCTTGAGGCAAAGTCAATCGGCAACATCATTCAAGCAGTCACGGAAACATTCCGGCTAAGCGAACTCTACGATGAAGACAACCTGATACTCACTGAAGCGAACACGGCGACGCCTGCGGCGACACTTTACGGAGATGAATCGGTGGGCGCAGAGGGCAACATTACTTCGGCGATGACCTTTGCACCGGCGCGAATCGCATCTGCAATCAAGAACATCACTAACAAAGGCTACGACCCATCGGATCTGGTGGCGGTGCTTCACCCAGTCCAGTTCGACGCGTTACTGAAGCATTCCGACGTGAGACAGGCGCATATCTTCGGCGAGAAGACTCAGATCACAGGTGTAATTCCGAGCGTCTACGGCGTAGAGGTCAGGCGGAGCACGAAAGTTCCTACAGGCACAGGTTCAGGTACCACAACCACATATCACGCTGCGGTGTACAAGAAAGGCGTCACCTTCGGCCTAGGTGTAAGCCGAGATATGCAGATTAAGACCTTTGACGACATCAGGAAGAATCAGACCGTCATCAAAGCAGTTTGGGACATGGCCTGCAAAGCAGTCGAGCCGGACAGCCTCGTCAAAATCATAACAGCATAG
- a CDS encoding HK97 gp10 family phage protein produces MQLRVSFDAERFIRMTRLSGETVRRVIAEASGEAAQLLAGKARQNAPVRTGFLRSSIVAVGGEVQVRAPYAGYVEDRRPFLRPAVDETNPVFLRVLLAKAKEAFSSG; encoded by the coding sequence ATGCAGCTTAGAGTTAGCTTTGACGCGGAGCGGTTTATCCGTATGACGCGGCTCAGCGGTGAAACTGTTCGTCGAGTTATCGCTGAGGCGTCTGGTGAAGCGGCGCAGCTATTGGCTGGAAAAGCTAGGCAAAACGCTCCTGTGAGAACCGGGTTCCTTAGAAGCAGCATTGTGGCGGTTGGCGGAGAAGTTCAGGTTCGAGCCCCCTACGCAGGTTATGTTGAGGATCGGAGACCTTTTCTGCGTCCTGCGGTTGATGAGACCAACCCTGTTTTCCTAAGGGTACTTCTAGCGAAAGCGAAGGAGGCGTTCAGCAGTGGGTAA
- a CDS encoding phage tail tube protein: MTRYVNIGKESTYDTPVAGSYAIPCIDEDLTFANQPIRSLTVESRALSMSIGGPKKVTGGWSQYVNYKNVGLILKALLGDENKTNPTAGVALHTFTHNALGSLPSITARVGLHDVTEKIVSGYGVDQLDLECQPDEFLKIKVKGIGANETTGTVGSPTFNTQAYAVLTNTFTLAGSAATPESFKLSIKNNLKSNHHTITSRTLPRIETGALEISGAMSIRFLNTTHLTNFLNGTQVKLIAKWQGGVISGGYNYYLQVTVDSIEYDAGDAYVDKQERIVEDLKFTGVKVGTDIVKIELQNDEDVTY, from the coding sequence TTGACAAGATATGTGAATATAGGTAAAGAGTCAACTTACGACACGCCGGTAGCGGGCAGTTATGCGATCCCCTGCATAGACGAGGATCTTACATTCGCCAACCAGCCTATTCGAAGCCTGACAGTTGAGTCACGTGCATTGTCGATGAGTATTGGAGGCCCTAAGAAGGTGACTGGAGGTTGGAGCCAGTACGTTAACTACAAGAATGTAGGGCTGATTCTGAAGGCACTCCTCGGCGATGAGAACAAGACTAACCCGACAGCAGGTGTTGCTCTACACACCTTTACGCACAACGCTTTGGGGAGCCTGCCGAGCATCACAGCCAGAGTAGGGCTCCACGATGTAACTGAGAAGATAGTATCAGGCTACGGCGTAGATCAGCTTGACCTTGAATGCCAGCCCGATGAGTTCCTCAAGATCAAGGTAAAAGGTATCGGTGCAAATGAAACAACTGGAACAGTCGGATCGCCTACGTTCAACACCCAAGCCTATGCGGTATTGACCAATACGTTCACGCTCGCCGGCTCCGCCGCTACTCCTGAATCTTTCAAGCTTTCAATTAAAAACAATCTGAAGAGCAACCACCACACGATTACGTCACGTACGCTTCCACGAATAGAGACGGGTGCTCTGGAAATCAGCGGTGCCATGAGTATCAGGTTTTTGAATACTACGCATCTAACTAACTTTCTGAACGGGACACAAGTAAAGCTCATCGCAAAGTGGCAGGGCGGCGTTATCAGCGGCGGCTACAACTACTACCTGCAGGTCACTGTTGACAGTATAGAATACGATGCGGGCGACGCTTACGTAGATAAGCAGGAGCGAATCGTCGAGGATCTGAAGTTCACAGGCGTCAAAGTCGGTACTGATATCGTCAAAATCGAACTCCAGAACGATGAGGATGTAACATACTAG
- a CDS encoding transcriptional regulator, with protein sequence MSSDKNIGFLLLAIGAVGILVYGWLIFVAAPLLMLQITAFVAVAAVLGIITWIGYTMATTPPPEPVTVTETTETGTIPEAKSK encoded by the coding sequence TTGTCCAGCGACAAAAACATTGGCTTCCTGCTCCTCGCTATTGGGGCAGTCGGCATATTGGTCTACGGTTGGCTCATCTTCGTCGCTGCACCTCTACTCATGCTCCAAATAACCGCCTTCGTGGCAGTGGCTGCAGTACTGGGTATCATCACATGGATAGGCTACACAATGGCCACTACACCACCGCCCGAACCGGTAACAGTAACAGAAACCACCGAAACAGGTACAATCCCCGAGGCTAAGAGCAAGTAA